Proteins from a genomic interval of Pseudodesulfovibrio nedwellii:
- a CDS encoding oligosaccharide flippase family protein: MASSNNSILKRFGYLLSAHWVREILQTVFMISLARHATETYGQFMLAINIGQLLLFATECGLNQHLSTMLARKEHFPTHILGQITFIKSIFMVIGWLAMLGFIFWQGYSAELRLIIIIIATGIALNGIGNSFYVACQVLGRQDIEGKTRGIAALIGYGYGIVALLLGAPSAIIALFKGLETLTNLIVTLKAFWTRIRKELHLKNIHNVWRIWREGLIFTAMAICAIFYNKINLFFLQNNAGAEGVAQYSATWQIVDGISIIVSSMLLGKVLFPLFTKYWNSDRNLFIGLARQSAAWLVAVALPVSYVLFIESDRIITIAYGSNYGSAILIQKQLVGCILFAFIHNLASYLMISMNYQRILLGMYITGLIINITACIFLTQYSPLSNAAYAILLTKGIMALMTVSFCQVALGLFTFKNICKQALAVGIAAAIHFSFSPILIREVVEFLTLIPLLFYAFCLYRKQQHNFVTSK, encoded by the coding sequence ATGGCTAGTTCAAACAACTCCATACTCAAACGCTTCGGCTACCTTCTCTCAGCGCATTGGGTCAGAGAAATTCTGCAAACGGTTTTCATGATTTCCCTAGCTCGCCACGCAACGGAAACCTATGGCCAATTCATGCTCGCCATCAACATTGGTCAATTGCTGCTCTTTGCTACCGAATGTGGACTCAACCAACATCTTTCCACGATGCTGGCACGAAAAGAGCATTTCCCAACCCATATTCTTGGCCAAATAACCTTCATCAAATCAATTTTTATGGTTATTGGCTGGCTGGCCATGCTGGGCTTCATTTTCTGGCAAGGCTATTCAGCAGAATTACGCCTCATCATAATTATCATCGCCACGGGTATCGCATTAAACGGCATTGGCAATTCTTTCTATGTCGCCTGCCAAGTTCTCGGACGTCAAGATATCGAAGGTAAAACTCGAGGTATAGCGGCCCTAATAGGCTACGGGTATGGCATTGTCGCTCTTCTTCTCGGCGCTCCATCTGCAATCATAGCCCTATTCAAGGGATTAGAAACACTGACCAACCTCATTGTCACTCTCAAAGCATTTTGGACACGTATTCGAAAAGAACTCCATTTAAAAAATATCCATAACGTATGGCGAATTTGGCGCGAAGGTCTTATTTTTACCGCCATGGCGATTTGCGCTATTTTTTATAATAAAATCAACTTATTTTTCCTACAAAACAATGCCGGAGCCGAAGGCGTTGCCCAATACAGCGCAACGTGGCAAATCGTGGATGGAATTTCAATAATCGTCTCCAGCATGCTTCTTGGAAAAGTCCTTTTTCCGCTGTTCACCAAATACTGGAATTCCGATCGAAACCTTTTCATTGGATTAGCCCGACAATCTGCTGCGTGGCTCGTCGCTGTAGCTCTCCCTGTAAGCTATGTCCTTTTTATCGAAAGCGATCGTATTATTACCATAGCCTATGGCTCCAATTACGGCTCAGCGATTCTCATTCAAAAGCAATTGGTAGGATGCATCCTGTTTGCTTTCATTCATAACCTCGCAAGCTATTTGATGATCAGTATGAACTATCAACGCATACTGCTCGGCATGTACATTACAGGACTTATTATCAATATCACAGCCTGTATTTTCCTAACCCAATACAGCCCCCTCTCCAATGCCGCTTATGCTATTCTTTTAACCAAAGGCATCATGGCTTTGATGACAGTCTCCTTCTGTCAAGTTGCACTGGGACTTTTCACCTTCAAAAATATTTGCAAACAAGCTCTGGCAGTGGGAATTGCCGCTGCCATCCACTTCTCTTTTTCGCCAATCCTTATCAGGGAAGTTGTCGAATTCCTGACACTTATTCCTCTGTTATTCTATGCTTTCTGTCTTTATCGAAAGCAACAACACAACTTCGTCACATCAAAATAA
- a CDS encoding glycosyltransferase, which translates to MLPNHPDFNLLYTIFELGMIFHVAAIVLLLLLTKNFLQRAVKRNTHFKKTTHPQTVPIMLPIGAVTKHTEKSVRSLLEQEYENYRVILISETDKEEAAVLIRKLCAEYDHVSHIVAGPSERCSQKNHNLLAAIATIQPDENILVFCDSTHLARPDFLARLILPIIIGETKLTSGYRFIQPEDNRMGTIIQMIAVMSLHMLYALKPISQPWGGATAIDRSTFFENRIPDLWSRTVVDDYSMGPYLKTLGIHSLPVAEACLETQLSGQTVSGVSNWFYRQLQFFKFYTPLTWIAASVLPLFYLCMVTYIATALITPCTPTARLTALLYLGTMTILGLWYTQIIPNELPRPKRIAAFFLFNILASVQLLRTWTSNTISWQSIDYHMSLGGGIIRTIRHNSRTQ; encoded by the coding sequence GTGCTGCCCAATCATCCCGATTTCAATTTGCTTTACACAATTTTCGAATTGGGGATGATCTTTCATGTGGCGGCAATAGTTCTTCTGCTGCTTCTGACCAAAAATTTTCTACAACGCGCCGTCAAACGCAATACGCATTTCAAAAAAACGACACATCCACAAACTGTTCCCATCATGCTGCCCATAGGAGCCGTTACAAAACACACTGAAAAAAGTGTCCGATCACTCTTGGAACAGGAATATGAAAATTACCGAGTCATTCTTATCTCGGAAACCGACAAGGAAGAGGCCGCCGTATTAATTCGTAAGCTGTGCGCGGAATACGATCATGTCAGTCATATTGTGGCTGGCCCGTCAGAACGATGCTCACAAAAAAACCACAACCTTTTAGCCGCTATCGCCACAATACAACCAGATGAGAACATCCTGGTATTCTGTGACAGTACACATTTAGCTCGACCAGACTTTTTGGCCCGCCTAATCTTACCCATCATCATAGGGGAAACGAAACTGACTTCAGGATATCGTTTTATCCAGCCCGAAGACAACCGCATGGGTACCATCATTCAAATGATTGCGGTCATGTCTCTCCACATGCTTTATGCACTCAAACCGATCAGTCAGCCATGGGGCGGTGCGACGGCTATAGACAGGTCCACATTCTTTGAAAACCGAATTCCAGACCTATGGAGCCGCACGGTTGTTGACGACTACTCCATGGGGCCCTATCTCAAAACCTTGGGAATTCATTCCCTTCCTGTCGCTGAAGCATGTCTTGAAACCCAATTGTCCGGTCAAACCGTTTCCGGCGTATCAAACTGGTTTTACCGTCAGTTACAATTTTTCAAATTTTATACACCGCTGACCTGGATTGCCGCTTCAGTGCTGCCATTATTCTATTTATGCATGGTCACATATATTGCAACCGCCTTAATTACGCCATGTACACCAACCGCACGATTAACAGCTCTCCTTTATCTTGGCACAATGACTATCCTCGGCCTTTGGTACACACAAATTATTCCCAACGAGCTCCCACGACCCAAGAGAATCGCGGCGTTTTTCCTTTTCAACATACTCGCATCAGTACAACTCCTGCGCACTTGGACCTCCAACACTATCTCTTGGCAATCAATTGACTACCACATGAGCCTCGGAGGTGGAATAATCAGGACAATTCGACACAATTCACGGACCCAATAA
- a CDS encoding glycosyltransferase has product MMNILFVIGSLVYGGAETQVMALAKALVLKGHNVTIYSTTDRVPRIRELEGSGVVVVVGSKRYECDIKMIRRLRQYIDNNDIDIVQGFLFEGDFYSRLATVGKRIPLINSERNWNYILPFIQKIGHILTRPRAVAGPLAHGA; this is encoded by the coding sequence ATGATGAATATTCTGTTTGTGATAGGGTCATTGGTTTATGGCGGAGCTGAAACGCAGGTGATGGCCCTTGCGAAAGCGTTGGTCCTAAAAGGGCACAACGTTACTATATATTCCACAACAGACAGAGTGCCTCGGATACGAGAGCTTGAGGGAAGCGGGGTCGTTGTTGTTGTCGGGAGTAAGCGGTATGAATGCGATATCAAAATGATCCGTCGGCTGCGTCAGTATATTGATAATAATGACATAGATATCGTTCAAGGATTTTTGTTTGAGGGAGACTTTTATTCGCGGTTGGCTACTGTCGGCAAGCGTATCCCATTGATTAATTCAGAAAGAAATTGGAATTATATTTTACCGTTCATTCAAAAGATCGGACATATCTTGACACGACCTCGTGCAGTCGCTGGGCCATTGGCCCATGGGGCGTGA
- a CDS encoding aldehyde ferredoxin oxidoreductase family protein has protein sequence MPQILRINCRTKEYSFDEVGPYVNLGGRALTSRLINKEVPADCHPLSAENKLVFATGLLGGSTAANSGRVSVGTKSPLTGGIKESNSGGLFAHKMPKMDLLAIVLEDKPADEAPFSTLFITDGKVEFRDATDIVGMDNYPAHDKLLEQYGNKLCAAMIGPAGETVRQTATIQFTDPYKRPARSAGRGGTGAVMGSKKIKAIVLDPEFANKVSPVDNDNFKTARSTWIDIIKGHPVTSEGLPGFGTAVLVNVVNEAGALPTKNFRYGQCDHAADISGEKMAEIIESRKGKTTEGCHVGCIIQCSQQYNDADGNYLTSGFEYETIWAFGANALIKDFDDIATMDRICDDKGMDTIEAGNTIAVAMDGGILPWGDGKAAIELLKKVGTGDPMGMIIGNGVEFAGGAFGVDRLPTVKRQSMPAYDPRAVKGVGVTYATTAMGADHTAGYGVTANLLGVGGSIDGLKKEGNIELSKNLQVATAAIDSMGFCLFVAFAVLDSDNGVQTMADLVQSWTGNTFTPDDLIALGVGAMKDEQDFNERAGFTKADDKLPRFFETDPLPPHNVTWDYDEDELQAAKV, from the coding sequence ATGCCTCAGATTCTCAGAATCAACTGCCGAACCAAAGAATACAGCTTTGATGAAGTCGGCCCTTACGTCAATCTTGGTGGTCGTGCTCTGACCTCCCGTCTTATCAACAAAGAAGTTCCTGCCGACTGCCACCCGCTGTCCGCAGAGAATAAACTGGTTTTCGCGACTGGCCTGTTGGGCGGTTCCACCGCTGCTAACTCCGGCCGTGTGTCCGTTGGCACCAAATCCCCGCTGACCGGCGGCATCAAGGAATCCAACTCCGGCGGCCTGTTCGCCCACAAGATGCCAAAAATGGATCTGTTGGCGATTGTCCTTGAAGACAAGCCTGCTGACGAAGCGCCTTTCTCCACTTTGTTCATAACTGATGGCAAAGTCGAATTCCGCGATGCAACCGACATCGTCGGCATGGACAACTACCCTGCACATGACAAACTGCTTGAACAGTATGGCAATAAACTGTGTGCAGCCATGATCGGACCCGCCGGTGAAACGGTTCGCCAAACCGCGACCATCCAGTTCACTGATCCTTACAAGCGCCCCGCACGTTCCGCTGGCCGCGGCGGCACTGGTGCTGTCATGGGCTCCAAAAAGATCAAGGCCATCGTACTTGATCCCGAATTTGCCAACAAGGTCAGCCCGGTTGACAACGACAACTTCAAAACGGCTCGTTCCACCTGGATCGATATTATCAAGGGCCATCCTGTCACTTCAGAGGGCCTGCCCGGTTTCGGCACCGCAGTACTCGTGAACGTTGTTAACGAAGCAGGTGCACTGCCTACCAAAAACTTCCGTTACGGTCAGTGTGACCACGCCGCTGATATCTCCGGCGAAAAAATGGCCGAGATCATCGAATCCCGCAAAGGCAAAACCACTGAAGGCTGTCATGTAGGTTGTATCATCCAGTGCTCCCAGCAGTACAACGACGCCGATGGTAATTACCTGACCTCCGGTTTCGAATACGAAACCATTTGGGCTTTCGGTGCAAACGCACTGATCAAGGACTTCGACGACATCGCCACCATGGACCGCATCTGCGACGACAAGGGTATGGATACTATCGAAGCAGGAAACACCATCGCTGTGGCCATGGATGGCGGCATCCTCCCTTGGGGTGATGGCAAGGCCGCCATTGAATTGCTCAAGAAAGTCGGTACCGGCGACCCCATGGGCATGATCATCGGCAACGGTGTTGAGTTTGCTGGCGGCGCATTCGGTGTTGACCGTCTGCCCACAGTCAAACGCCAGTCCATGCCCGCCTATGATCCGCGTGCGGTCAAGGGTGTCGGCGTAACCTACGCAACGACGGCCATGGGCGCTGACCACACCGCCGGATATGGTGTCACTGCCAACCTTCTTGGTGTCGGCGGCTCCATCGACGGTCTCAAGAAGGAAGGCAACATTGAGTTGTCCAAAAACCTTCAGGTCGCCACTGCCGCCATCGATTCCATGGGTTTCTGCCTGTTCGTGGCATTCGCTGTGCTGGATTCCGACAACGGAGTCCAAACCATGGCCGACCTGGTTCAGTCCTGGACCGGCAACACCTTCACTCCTGACGATCTGATCGCTCTTGGTGTCGGTGCCATGAAGGATGAACAGGATTTCAACGAACGTGCCGGTTTCACCAAGGCAGACGACAAACTGCCCCGTTTCTTTGAAACTGATCCACTTCCGCCTCACAACGTCACTTGGGATTACGACGAAGACGAGCTTCAAGCCGCCAAAGTCTAA
- a CDS encoding MoaD/ThiS family protein: MGIELKCFATLAKFLPENGDDYPIETGETVRSLVGKLGMPEKDVTLIFINAVRSNLDSEVNNGDRVGLFPPVGGG; this comes from the coding sequence ATGGGAATAGAACTCAAATGTTTTGCAACGTTGGCTAAGTTCCTGCCTGAAAATGGCGACGATTACCCGATTGAAACGGGGGAGACCGTCAGGTCACTCGTCGGCAAACTCGGCATGCCTGAAAAAGATGTAACACTCATATTCATTAATGCGGTCCGCTCCAATCTGGATAGCGAAGTGAATAATGGCGACAGGGTTGGCCTGTTTCCACCGGTCGGTGGAGGTTAA
- a CDS encoding HesA/MoeB/ThiF family protein, translated as MAGILDKIHAYAQSSLLPWGETGTIISNEAISMLAQQNTIPGHVVERQALAKSIYPLRYLRNMQSITIKGQQRLLESTVAQVGLGGLGGNLLEQFLRMGIGTIHAADGDHFEESNLNRQELSTLNTLNQSKAYAAIKRAEKVNPSVEFSATEEFLTVNSLPDFLAGADIVIDALGGLETRLHLQQSAAKAEVPLITGALAGWTGYVSVVIPGEIGPADIMGVNNEAEGILGCPAPSVMLIASLMAAETIKILTDTHPTLQGKMLVVDLASSTFETVIL; from the coding sequence GTGGCAGGGATTCTGGACAAAATCCATGCATACGCCCAAAGCTCTCTGTTACCATGGGGAGAAACGGGTACCATTATATCCAATGAGGCCATCTCCATGCTGGCCCAACAGAATACTATACCCGGTCATGTTGTTGAGCGTCAGGCATTAGCAAAAAGCATTTACCCTCTCAGATATCTACGAAACATGCAGTCCATTACAATCAAAGGACAACAACGCCTTCTGGAATCCACCGTTGCACAAGTTGGCCTTGGTGGACTTGGCGGCAACCTGCTTGAACAATTCCTGAGAATGGGCATCGGAACCATTCATGCTGCTGATGGCGACCACTTTGAAGAAAGTAATCTTAATCGACAGGAACTTTCCACGCTCAACACTCTCAACCAATCCAAAGCGTACGCGGCGATCAAAAGAGCCGAGAAGGTCAATCCGTCAGTAGAATTTTCTGCCACAGAAGAATTTCTGACTGTAAACTCATTACCCGACTTTCTGGCTGGAGCTGATATTGTAATTGATGCTTTGGGAGGACTGGAAACACGCCTTCACCTGCAACAATCTGCTGCTAAAGCCGAAGTGCCACTTATCACAGGAGCTTTAGCCGGCTGGACAGGGTATGTTAGCGTGGTCATACCTGGCGAAATTGGTCCGGCAGACATCATGGGCGTTAACAACGAAGCAGAGGGCATCCTCGGTTGCCCAGCCCCTTCCGTCATGTTGATTGCATCACTTATGGCGGCTGAAACAATAAAGATTCTCACCGATACCCATCCAACATTACAAGGCAAAATGCTTGTCGTAGACCTTGCTTCATCCACCTTTGAAACGGTCATTCTGTAA
- a CDS encoding winged helix-turn-helix domain-containing protein, with amino-acid sequence MTKELDTTLRLRIWLEQKDKTYIGIGSTLLLKHVEDLGSLRKAAEALGMSYRRAWGKLKNAEERIGQPLVEKTKGMGQRFNLSPYGKELMEKFLSFYLDVEDYATKRAGELLEMDVKKSGEFYRDDTQ; translated from the coding sequence ATGACAAAAGAACTAGATACAACACTTCGTCTTCGCATATGGCTTGAACAAAAAGACAAGACCTATATTGGCATTGGAAGCACGCTGCTGCTCAAACATGTCGAAGATCTCGGTTCTCTTCGAAAAGCGGCCGAAGCGCTCGGGATGTCTTACAGGCGGGCTTGGGGTAAACTCAAAAATGCTGAAGAACGCATTGGCCAACCTCTGGTTGAAAAGACCAAAGGTATGGGACAACGATTCAACCTGTCTCCTTACGGCAAAGAGTTGATGGAAAAATTTCTGAGCTTCTATCTCGATGTTGAAGACTATGCCACCAAGCGGGCTGGAGAACTCCTGGAAATGGATGTCAAAAAATCCGGCGAATTCTATCGTGACGACACGCAATAA
- a CDS encoding substrate-binding domain-containing protein encodes MKRLLLISLTLMLTVALAVPALAGKTLMMATTTSTANTGLLDELIVPQFLKDTGIEIKFVAVGTGKALKMAENCDVDIVLVHAPASEKAYMDKGVLIDRTEIMYNDFVIIGPAADPAGVKGMSVAEALKTIAAKKASFASRGDNSGTNKKELSLWKAAGMAVPEKDAWYVQTGQGMLPTINIANEKSGYTMTDRGTFIKYADNNGGNPPLIVLVEGDKVLFNQYSALAVNPEHCKDAQYDLAKQYIAWMASPETQKAIGNFKLLGKKLFIPNAK; translated from the coding sequence ATGAAGCGTTTACTTCTCATTTCTCTCACACTCATGCTCACTGTCGCCCTGGCTGTACCTGCTCTGGCCGGCAAAACACTGATGATGGCAACAACGACCAGCACCGCCAACACCGGTTTGCTGGACGAGCTGATCGTTCCGCAGTTCTTAAAAGACACTGGTATTGAAATCAAATTCGTTGCAGTCGGCACAGGTAAAGCCCTGAAAATGGCTGAAAATTGTGATGTCGATATCGTTCTGGTTCACGCCCCTGCTTCCGAAAAAGCATATATGGATAAAGGCGTTCTCATCGACCGTACTGAAATCATGTATAATGATTTCGTCATTATCGGACCTGCCGCTGATCCCGCAGGCGTGAAGGGCATGAGTGTTGCCGAAGCGTTGAAGACCATCGCAGCCAAGAAGGCTTCTTTTGCCAGCCGTGGTGACAACTCCGGTACCAACAAAAAAGAACTTTCCTTGTGGAAAGCAGCCGGCATGGCTGTTCCCGAAAAAGACGCATGGTATGTCCAGACTGGTCAAGGCATGCTCCCGACCATCAATATCGCCAATGAAAAATCCGGCTACACCATGACTGACCGCGGTACTTTCATCAAATATGCAGACAACAATGGTGGCAACCCGCCGCTGATCGTTCTGGTGGAAGGCGACAAGGTTCTGTTCAATCAGTACAGTGCGTTGGCCGTGAATCCCGAACACTGCAAAGATGCTCAGTATGACCTGGCCAAGCAGTACATTGCATGGATGGCTTCCCCCGAAACCCAGAAAGCCATTGGCAACTTCAAGCTTTTGGGCAAGAAGCTTTTCATTCCCAACGCAAAGTAG
- a CDS encoding ABC transporter permease, which yields MDYLLQGFLQGFVLLFTGDPETYSAIWATVGASSLSMFFSLTIGVPLGFFLGHKTFFGKRVLRTIVDTLLSFPTVVIGLLVYAFLTRHGPLGGTGLLFSIPGVAIGQTLLGLPIIIAMTANAVESLDKRLPMTLITLGANPRQMLWATVMEARFSIMLAAMAAYGRIVSEVGISMLVGGNIKWHTRTITTAIALETGKGEFAVGIALGIVLLAVALLVNVAATGLKKKAVQ from the coding sequence ATGGACTATCTGCTTCAAGGTTTTCTTCAAGGTTTTGTTCTCCTCTTCACCGGCGACCCTGAAACTTATTCCGCAATCTGGGCAACAGTGGGGGCATCCTCTCTGTCCATGTTTTTCAGTCTTACCATCGGCGTTCCGCTCGGCTTTTTTCTTGGCCACAAAACATTTTTCGGGAAACGAGTTCTCAGAACCATCGTAGACACACTTCTGTCATTCCCCACGGTTGTTATTGGTTTATTAGTCTATGCTTTCCTGACAAGACATGGTCCTCTGGGCGGGACAGGTCTTCTCTTTTCCATACCAGGGGTTGCCATAGGGCAAACTTTGCTCGGCCTGCCCATCATCATCGCCATGACCGCAAATGCGGTGGAAAGCTTGGACAAAAGACTTCCCATGACACTCATCACACTCGGTGCCAATCCACGACAGATGCTCTGGGCCACTGTTATGGAAGCACGATTTTCCATTATGCTCGCCGCCATGGCCGCTTATGGCCGCATCGTGTCGGAGGTCGGCATATCCATGCTCGTTGGTGGCAATATCAAATGGCATACGCGAACCATCACCACGGCTATTGCACTGGAAACAGGTAAAGGGGAATTTGCTGTAGGGATCGCACTCGGCATTGTCCTGCTTGCTGTGGCCCTCCTCGTCAATGTTGCAGCCACAGGCCTCAAAAAGAAGGCCGTCCAATGA
- a CDS encoding energy-coupling factor ABC transporter ATP-binding protein, giving the protein MKTPIISLHNVRQIFSGRQVLSIDKLDINHDDIIGLAGPNGSGKSTLLRILAFLDAPSSGTLSFMGAKTSTKPGAVHRQVTLLVQEPYLLKRTVHANVAYGLKVRKKSDITTKVHNALIEVGLDPESFSSRHWFELSGGEAQRVALAARLVLKPKVLLMDEPTASLDAKSATLIRQAALKARTNNGTSLVVASHDLDWLGKVSDRIIHLEHGSIVETS; this is encoded by the coding sequence ATGAAAACTCCCATCATTTCCCTGCACAATGTTCGGCAAATCTTTTCTGGCCGACAAGTTCTCAGCATCGACAAACTTGATATCAATCATGACGACATCATCGGCCTGGCTGGTCCCAATGGATCTGGCAAATCAACGCTGCTTCGTATACTTGCATTTCTCGATGCCCCGTCTTCAGGTACTCTTTCCTTCATGGGAGCAAAGACCTCAACCAAACCGGGTGCAGTACACCGTCAGGTCACATTGCTTGTTCAGGAACCGTATCTACTTAAACGCACGGTCCATGCAAATGTTGCCTACGGACTCAAGGTTCGCAAAAAATCAGACATTACAACAAAAGTGCATAACGCCCTGATTGAAGTCGGGCTAGACCCAGAATCCTTTTCATCAAGACACTGGTTTGAACTCTCAGGTGGCGAGGCACAACGAGTGGCTCTGGCTGCCCGTTTAGTCCTCAAACCCAAAGTTCTTCTCATGGACGAACCCACGGCCAGCCTAGATGCCAAAAGCGCTACCCTTATTCGACAGGCTGCACTCAAAGCTCGCACAAACAACGGGACAAGCCTCGTCGTTGCCAGTCACGATCTCGACTGGCTCGGCAAGGTCAGTGACCGTATTATTCATCTTGAACACGGCTCTATTGTTGAGACATCATAG
- a CDS encoding molybdopterin-guanine dinucleotide biosynthesis protein MobB, which translates to MKAISIVGPKNSGKTTLGLGLAHHFKASGLTVAAAKFSHHGFDWADTDTTQYAEICDAVAGLSPEETFVNWTDRRFLPDILPLLTADVLIVEGGKSLGYLPRILCLNGDLADGTDWLIPDLAIATYGDTKLEGVTAYDTIDSLAEAVLEKGFFLPGMDCKTCGRPDCHTLAAEIVAGKTTTKACLAMHNSIKVDINGSAVGMKPFVEDIISASIREMIRTLKGYSPGKATIKLDV; encoded by the coding sequence ATGAAAGCAATATCTATAGTCGGACCAAAAAATTCCGGCAAAACAACGCTTGGCCTCGGACTGGCTCATCACTTCAAGGCTTCAGGCCTGACTGTCGCTGCTGCAAAATTCAGCCACCACGGATTCGACTGGGCTGACACCGACACAACCCAATATGCGGAAATCTGTGACGCAGTCGCTGGACTCAGCCCCGAGGAAACCTTCGTCAATTGGACAGACCGACGATTTCTTCCTGACATCCTGCCCCTCCTGACCGCCGACGTTCTTATTGTTGAAGGCGGTAAATCTCTAGGGTATCTTCCTCGTATCCTCTGTTTGAATGGCGACCTTGCCGACGGAACTGACTGGCTCATTCCTGATCTCGCAATCGCCACATATGGCGACACGAAGCTTGAGGGTGTCACCGCTTATGACACCATTGATTCTCTTGCAGAAGCCGTTCTTGAAAAAGGATTTTTCCTACCCGGTATGGACTGTAAAACATGCGGCAGACCTGATTGTCATACTCTGGCTGCCGAAATAGTGGCTGGGAAAACGACTACCAAGGCATGTCTCGCCATGCACAATTCCATCAAAGTAGACATAAACGGCTCTGCGGTAGGAATGAAACCCTTTGTCGAAGACATCATTTCCGCCTCTATCAGGGAAATGATCAGAACGCTCAAGGGATACTCTCCGGGCAAAGCAACCATCAAACTGGACGTATAA
- a CDS encoding tRNA (cytidine(34)-2'-O)-methyltransferase yields MRIVLFEPEIPPNTGNIARLCAATKTPLHLIEPLGFSVDNKHLKRAGLDYWPHVDVTVHPNFAEFMNRVQPPRLVMASAKAATPHHRFEFMADDAIVLGPETRGLTPEFMKGYPQIRIPIWGKVRSLNLSTATGILLFEALRQTDGIMEDISIS; encoded by the coding sequence ATGCGCATTGTTCTTTTCGAGCCGGAAATTCCACCCAATACCGGCAATATTGCTCGATTGTGTGCGGCGACAAAAACACCACTTCACCTCATCGAACCGCTGGGATTCTCTGTTGATAACAAACACCTCAAACGAGCCGGCCTGGATTACTGGCCTCACGTGGATGTCACTGTGCACCCGAATTTCGCCGAGTTCATGAACCGGGTGCAACCTCCGCGCCTCGTCATGGCCAGTGCGAAGGCCGCAACGCCACACCATCGCTTCGAATTCATGGCAGACGACGCCATTGTTCTTGGACCTGAGACTCGTGGACTTACACCCGAATTCATGAAAGGATATCCTCAAATTCGCATTCCAATATGGGGTAAAGTCAGAAGCCTGAACCTGTCGACTGCCACAGGCATCCTTCTTTTCGAAGCCTTGCGCCAGACGGATGGAATCATGGAAGACATATCCATATCTTGA